In Tenebrio molitor chromosome 8, icTenMoli1.1, whole genome shotgun sequence, a genomic segment contains:
- the LOC138136277 gene encoding uncharacterized protein isoform X2, with the protein MCLQARCTLVVVAAFLLNLLHKIGTSAISEVLVQVPVGETVTLMCQSNDENHNFFYWYLNEKNIIVGPSNTYDIGKFKYEVLSGNLTIKAVSKNEEGVYNCVSRGVADDDVNIRSVRMVVQGDWEEVYETDPYVNLFRVVVVLGTLMVISGVGYAGYRIWKNRYRHPSYLVPSEDDDEEDSGDELFRAPGTSRGAANPLISNSTESFETPGISTDFRSILDTANNK; encoded by the exons ATGTGCCTCCAAGCTAGATGCACCCTGGTCGTGGTTGCAGCGTTCTTGTTAAATTTGTTACATAAAATCGGTACCAGTGCCATTTCGGAGGTGTTAGTTCAGGTGCCGGTCGGCGAAACTGTGACTTTGATGTGCCAAAGCAACGACGAAAACCACAACTTCTTCTACTGGTACCTCAACGAGAAGAACATCATCGTCGGACCTAGCAATACTTACGACATTGGCAAGTTTAAATACGAAGTGTTATCTGGCAATCTGACGATAAAG GCGGTATCAAAAAACGAAGAAGGTGTCTACAATTGTGTCTCGAGAGGTGTCGCCGATGATGATGTCAACATCCGGTCTGTCCGAATGGTGGTCCAGGGGGATTGGGAAGAAGTTTATGAAACTGACCCTTAT GTTAACTTATTTCGTGTGGTGGTAGTTCTGGGTACGCTGATGGTAATTTCCGGAGTAGGCTACGCCGGCTACAGAATATGGAAAAACAGATATCGACATCCCTCCTACTTGG TGCCGTCTGAAGACGACGACGAAGAAGACAGCGGAGACGAGCTTTTCAGAGCACCCGGTACATCACGCGGCGCAGCGAACCCGCTCATATCTAATTCTACCGAGAGTTTCGAAACACCCGGTATTAGCACAGATTTTAGAAGTATCTTAGACACTGccaacaacaaataa
- the LOC138136277 gene encoding uncharacterized protein isoform X1 gives MTDEKLLCSKYEVLLYKNGLKPALIRKSKTKTKSRKSNGETKADNALEYENDNLKRIINLMEVKNRVLEENCNLLKEKNFYFESKLKQIEMESDVSDKEGRLEKDSEEEESDESHKSKSLKDRISGVLFGVALPKLPHILGKIKEKKNEIKSFIEEHGNEGIDCPMQDGGINCPLKNGKFKETIAAVKVNLFRVVVVLGTLMVISGVGYAGYRIWKNRYRHPSYLVPSEDDDEEDSGDELFRAPGTSRGAANPLISNSTESFETPGISTDFRSILDTANNK, from the exons ATGACGGACGAAAAGCTGTTGTGCAGCAAATATGAAGTTCTTCTCTACAAAAACGGTCTGAAACCGGCACTGATACGGAAAAGCAAGACCAAGACGAAAAGTCGAAAGAGCAATGGAGAAACCAAAGCGGACAACGCTCTCGAGTACGAGAACGACAACTTGAAGCGAATAATCAATTTGATGGAAGTGAAAAACAGAGTCCTGGAAGAGAACTGCAACCTGCTAAAggagaagaatttttattttgagtcaaaattaaaacaaatagaGATGGAGAGTGATGTTTCAGACAAGGAGGGGCGATTAGAAAAG GATTCGGAAGAGGAGGAAAGTGACGAGAGTCATAAGAGCAAGTCTCTGAAGGATCGCATCAGTGGAGTCTTATTCGGTGTTGCGTTGCCGAAATTGCCGCACATTTTGGGCaagattaaagaaaaaaaaaacgaaattaagaGTTTTATTGAGGAACACGGTAATGAGGGTATCGACTGTCCCATGCAGGATGGGGGTATCAACTGTCCCTTGAAAAATGGGAAGTTTAAAGAGACGATAGCCGCGGTGAAG GTTAACTTATTTCGTGTGGTGGTAGTTCTGGGTACGCTGATGGTAATTTCCGGAGTAGGCTACGCCGGCTACAGAATATGGAAAAACAGATATCGACATCCCTCCTACTTGG TGCCGTCTGAAGACGACGACGAAGAAGACAGCGGAGACGAGCTTTTCAGAGCACCCGGTACATCACGCGGCGCAGCGAACCCGCTCATATCTAATTCTACCGAGAGTTTCGAAACACCCGGTATTAGCACAGATTTTAGAAGTATCTTAGACACTGccaacaacaaataa
- the Tasp1 gene encoding threonine aspartase 1, with the protein MIAVHCGAGSHSSSHYGKYNKLSKKACRTGIEVLRNGGNALEAVKAAITVLEDDPVTNCGYGSNLTNEGCVEGDASVMDGKTLIYGGCGAVKSVKNPIHLAYDICVKQLEPLPLGLVPPSFLVGRGGVKYAKAAGLKTVKQKSLISAKALSQYKKYKNLVESNKTEELLDTVGAVCVDNDGHVAAGCSSGGILLKRPGRVGQAAVYASGVWADSFSPEAQSSTAVCTSGCGEHLMRTQLAKVVAEDLQTSVCPTVGLSQSITDKFINSRYLENVTTKLCGALVLHVDKKTGDTTLLWGHTTETMSVGFMRCFDDNPKALISELPTGVPVGAKVTVSGVYGNKK; encoded by the exons ATGATTGCCGTCCATTGTG GTGCCGGCAGTCATAGCAGTTCCCACTACGGAAAGTAcaacaaattatcaaaaaaagcGTGCAGGACCGGGATAGAAGTACTACGAAACGGTGGAAACGCGTTGGAGGCGGTAAAGGCCGCCATCACAGTTTTAGAAGATGACCCAGTAACTAATTGCGGTTATGGATCTAACCTAACTAATGAGGGTTGTGTAGAGGGAGATGCTTCAGTGATGGACGGCAAAACTCTAATCTATGGCGGTTGCGGTGCTGtcaaaagtgtaaaaaatcCAATTCATTTAGCTTATGACATTTGTGTTAAACAACTAGAACCACTACCCTTGGGCCTGGTGCCCCCATCTTTTCTTGTGGGTAGAGGTGGGGTGAAATACGCCAAAGCAGCTGGTCTAAAGACTGTCAAACAGAAATCGCTAATCAGTGCCAAAGCTTTGTCACAAtataagaaatataaaaatcttGTTGAATCTAATAAAACTGAAGAGTTGCTGGATACAGTGGGGGCGGTATGTGTTGACAATGACGGACACGTCGCGGCGGGTTGTAGTTCAG GGGGCATTCTTTTGAAGCGTCCTGGTAGAGTAGGTCAGGCTGCTGTGTACGCCAGTGGGGTGTGGGCCGACAGTTTCAGTCCTGAAGCACAGTCTTCAACAGCTGTGTGTACTTCAGGCTGTGGTGAACACCTGATGCGGACCCAGTTGGCTAAAGTAGTCGCCGAAGATTTACAAACTAGTGTTTGCCCAACAGTAGGACTCAGTCAGTCCATAACGGACAAATTTATAA aCTCGAGATATCTGGAAAATGTGACGACGAAACTGTGCGGAGCCCTGGTCCTGCACGTCGACAAAAAAACCGGGGACACCACCCTCTTGTGGGGCCACACGACTGAAACCATGAGCGTGGGTTTTATGCGCTGCTTCGACGACAATCCAAAG GCTTTGATTTCAGAGCTGCCAACCGGCGTGCCCGTCGGTGCCAAGGTCACTGTAAGTGGTGTCTAcggtaacaaaaaataa